The following proteins come from a genomic window of Trifolium pratense cultivar HEN17-A07 linkage group LG4, ARS_RC_1.1, whole genome shotgun sequence:
- the LOC123923825 gene encoding ubiquitin fusion degradation protein 1 homolog: protein MFFDGYGYHGTSFEQTYRCYPASFIEKPQLESGDKIIMPPSALDRLASLHIDYPMLFELRNDAAERVSHCGVLEFIAEEGMIYMPYWMMENMLLQEGDIVRVKNVTLPKGTYVKLQPHTKDFLDISNPKAILETTLRNFSCLTTGDSIMVAYNNKKYYIDIIESKPANAISIIETDCEVDFAPPLDYKEPEKAIAARSAGKAPEADKETPAEEPKFNPFTGSGRRLDGKPLSYQPPPVTSSGSKDKSPAAPNVNSQSSTASSSQSNAPQTQGKLVFGSNPNRSKETGKATEAKAKQEPPKEKEDKFQPFTGKKYSLRG from the exons ATG TTTTTTGATGGATATGGATATCATGGGACATCGTTTGAGCAGACGTATCGATGTTACCCTGCTTCTTTTATTGAAAAG CCCCAACTTGAAAGTGGTGACAAAA TTATAATGCCTCCATCAGCCCTTGATCGTCTAG CATCTCTGCATATTGATTATCCGATGTTGTTCGAACTTCGTAATGATGCTGCTGAGCGGGTTTCTCATTGTGGTGTTCTGGAGTTCATTGCAGAGGAAGGCATGATATACATGCCATACTGG ATGATGGAGAACATGCTTTTACAAGAGGGGGACATTGTAAGAGTGAAAAATGTGACACTTCCAAAGGGAACATATGTTAAGTTACAGCCTCACACTAAAGACTTCTTGGATATTTCCAATCCAAAGGCTAT CTTAGAAACTACGCTGAGGAATTTTTCCTGCCTGACTACTGGAGATAGCATTATGGTGGCttacaataacaaaaaatattatattgatATTATTGAAAGCAAGCCTGCCAATGCTATAAGCATCATTGAGACTGATTGTGAAGTGGACTTCGCCCCTCCCTTAGATTACAAGGAACCTGAAAAGGCCATTGCTGCACGTTCTGCTGGAAAGGCACCAGAAGCTG ATAAAGAAACCCCTGCTGAAGAACCCAAGTTCAACCCATTTACTGGATCTGGGAGACGCTTGGACGGAAAGCCTTTGAGTTATCAGCCTCCACCAGTTACTTCCTCTGGCTCCAAGGACAAGAGTCCTGCTGCTCCAAATGTGAATTCACAGTCTTCCACAGCTTCTAGTTCACAAAGTAATGCTCCTCAAACTCAGGGCAAGCTTGTGTTTGGGTCAAATCCAAACCGCAGTAAAGAAACCGGAAAG GCAACTGAGGCAAAAGCAAAACAAGAACCCCCCAAAGAGAAAGAAGATAAATTTCAGCCTTTCACCGGGAAGAAGTATTCTTTAAGAGGTTGA